In the genome of Croceimicrobium hydrocarbonivorans, one region contains:
- a CDS encoding cysteine dioxygenase yields MQAISSIEELVEVLPHCSGTEFIDITKKLSLGPDDLEPFAHWDEDSYTRNCVSRNDDYELILLCWEPGQETPIHCHNGEECWVYSVQGDLEERRFKLIDEQKDQDDLKETRRAMMREGRVAYMNDDMGFHSLHNLSEERAMTLHLYVSPIDSCRVYDEEEECFVRKEMQYTSFEGDLLED; encoded by the coding sequence GTGCAAGCTATTAGTAGTATAGAGGAGTTGGTTGAAGTCCTGCCTCACTGTTCTGGAACCGAGTTTATAGATATCACAAAAAAGCTATCCTTAGGGCCTGATGACTTGGAGCCCTTTGCCCATTGGGACGAGGATTCCTACACTCGAAATTGCGTGAGCCGCAATGATGATTATGAACTTATCCTTCTCTGTTGGGAGCCTGGTCAAGAAACCCCTATCCATTGCCATAATGGCGAGGAATGCTGGGTTTACTCCGTTCAAGGTGATCTAGAAGAGCGTCGCTTTAAACTCATTGATGAGCAAAAGGACCAGGATGATCTAAAGGAAACCCGCCGTGCCATGATGCGCGAAGGCCGCGTGGCTTATATGAATGATGATATGGGCTTTCACAGCCTCCACAATTTAAGTGAGGAGCGTGCTATGACCTTACACCTCTATGTAAGCCCTATTGACTCTTGTAGGGTTTATGATGAAGAGGAAGAATGCTTCGTTCGCAAAGAAATGCAGTACACCAGTTTCGAGGGTGACTTGCTTGAAGATTAA
- a CDS encoding pyridoxal phosphate-dependent decarboxylase family protein — MNHDLDLFRSIVNELMNEEEKEPVLQPEAPEALFNKLNIHLSEEGISDQEFAPLLKDLVLHTPRTATRRFFNQLFGGRNSKATLGDLLAVVLNNSMYTYKVGGPMVGVEKEVLKQSASLLGYPAEADGTLAPGGSMTNFMAMLMARDKAQESIRANGVEGSKMTLYTSKESHYSIPKNAAFMGIGRDQIRYVASDDHGRMRMDDLKKLIAEDRQAGFQPFLAIATAGTTVMGAFDPIEEMADICEKEGLWFHIDGAYCGSVIFSDRYRHLVKGADRADSFSYNAHKMLGTPLSCSLILVKDKRWLYESFANDADYLYQTDGDDYNLGKTSLQCGRRNDALKFWSLWKSVGTRGLAEIVDRQFELADHALQYVKSNPDYTVYSYENSLGICFNYKDIPADLLCNQLYEAGELMVGYGQFHGNEFVRLVTVNAGNEKSDIDLFFQKMEAFADKLSTSKV; from the coding sequence ATGAATCATGATTTAGACCTCTTCCGAAGCATCGTTAATGAACTGATGAATGAGGAGGAGAAGGAGCCGGTACTTCAACCTGAAGCGCCGGAAGCTCTATTTAACAAGCTTAATATTCACCTTTCAGAAGAAGGAATCAGCGACCAGGAATTTGCTCCTTTACTGAAGGATTTGGTGCTGCATACTCCGCGTACCGCTACGCGACGTTTTTTCAATCAATTATTTGGTGGTCGAAATTCCAAAGCCACCCTGGGCGACCTCCTGGCGGTAGTGCTCAATAATAGCATGTATACCTACAAAGTTGGCGGACCGATGGTGGGCGTCGAAAAAGAGGTTTTGAAACAAAGTGCGTCACTCTTAGGCTATCCCGCAGAAGCGGATGGTACCTTGGCTCCCGGTGGTTCCATGACCAATTTTATGGCCATGTTGATGGCTCGCGATAAGGCTCAGGAAAGTATCCGTGCCAATGGGGTAGAAGGATCAAAAATGACCTTGTATACCTCCAAAGAATCCCATTATTCCATTCCTAAGAACGCTGCCTTTATGGGCATTGGCCGCGATCAAATTCGCTATGTAGCGAGTGATGATCACGGTCGGATGCGAATGGATGATTTAAAGAAATTAATAGCTGAAGATCGCCAAGCGGGCTTCCAGCCCTTTTTAGCCATTGCTACCGCTGGAACCACTGTAATGGGTGCTTTTGATCCGATTGAGGAAATGGCGGATATCTGCGAAAAGGAAGGCTTATGGTTTCATATCGACGGGGCTTATTGTGGCAGCGTGATCTTCAGTGATCGCTATCGTCATTTGGTGAAGGGCGCCGATCGAGCGGATAGCTTTAGTTATAATGCCCATAAAATGTTGGGAACTCCATTATCCTGTTCCCTAATTCTGGTGAAAGATAAGCGTTGGCTCTACGAGAGTTTTGCTAATGATGCCGATTATCTCTATCAAACCGATGGGGATGATTACAATTTAGGAAAGACTTCCCTCCAATGTGGTAGGCGTAATGATGCCCTCAAATTCTGGAGCCTCTGGAAATCGGTGGGCACGCGTGGCTTGGCGGAAATTGTGGATCGACAGTTCGAACTAGCTGATCATGCCTTGCAATACGTTAAGAGCAATCCGGATTATACCGTTTACAGTTATGAAAATTCGCTGGGTATCTGCTTTAATTATAAGGATATACCGGCCGATTTGCTTTGTAATCAATTGTATGAAGCCGGAGAATTGATGGTAGGTTACGGTCAGTTCCACGGCAATGAATTTGTTCGTTTGGTTACGGTAAATGCCGGCAATGAAAAAAGCGATATCGACCTCTTCTTCCAGAAAATGGAAGCCTTCGCTGATAAACTAAGCACTTCTAAAGTATAG
- a CDS encoding sodium/proline symporter, translating into MLINLIVLGLYFAILFGIGIAASRRIKNMDDYYAGGKSLGYWMVAFSARATGESGWLLIGLTAMGALAGVSAYWVVVGEVLGVAVSWFFMAKPFKRLTDKYDSLTVPDFLESHFKAKGHTLRMVAALCLASFVVIYVSAQIDITGKAFETFLNLNYFTGAIIGFLIVVAYIFIGGFLAVVWSDFFQGLLMFVGLLALPVVAYFAWDQHAELFSRLENIDPNLVNIWGGNEDPWMQTAKMLGFAFIGLGFLGSPQVYARFISVKNTAEINKGRWVAIVFTLISDAAAVSIGLLARALFTDTGMDPEAALGMSGEDTLMVLLKDTFPAVIIAIYIAIILSAIMSTIDSLLVVASSAIVRDLYQKVFHPEIGNDKLTRMSSYITLAMALLALAVAMLVAINVPGRTVFWFTIFGWSGIAATFCPMIIYALFWKKFNQSGALACMISGFLAVPFFKFYVQELDGIGPYFRELDVMGPAFVVSFIIGGAVSLMMAKKHKIAEIPEEQN; encoded by the coding sequence ATGCTCATTAACCTCATAGTACTCGGATTGTATTTCGCCATTCTTTTTGGGATTGGCATTGCGGCATCTCGCCGAATCAAGAATATGGACGATTACTATGCAGGGGGCAAAAGTTTAGGCTATTGGATGGTAGCATTCTCTGCTCGCGCTACGGGTGAATCTGGCTGGTTGCTAATTGGCTTAACGGCCATGGGAGCCTTGGCCGGAGTTTCTGCATATTGGGTAGTAGTAGGAGAGGTGCTGGGTGTTGCCGTTTCCTGGTTTTTCATGGCCAAGCCCTTTAAAAGGCTTACCGATAAATACGATTCTTTAACCGTTCCTGATTTTCTGGAGAGCCATTTCAAAGCCAAGGGCCATACCCTACGGATGGTGGCAGCCCTTTGCCTGGCCAGCTTTGTTGTGATCTATGTAAGCGCCCAGATCGATATCACCGGAAAGGCCTTCGAAACCTTTTTAAATCTGAACTACTTCACTGGTGCCATTATCGGTTTCTTGATTGTAGTGGCCTATATATTCATTGGAGGTTTCTTGGCGGTGGTTTGGTCCGATTTCTTTCAAGGACTCCTGATGTTCGTGGGTTTATTAGCCTTGCCGGTAGTGGCTTACTTTGCTTGGGATCAGCATGCGGAGCTCTTTAGTCGTTTGGAAAACATTGATCCCAATTTGGTAAATATTTGGGGTGGCAATGAAGATCCCTGGATGCAAACCGCCAAAATGCTGGGCTTTGCCTTTATTGGCTTGGGTTTCCTCGGCTCTCCTCAGGTATACGCTCGCTTTATCTCGGTGAAAAACACGGCTGAAATCAATAAAGGACGCTGGGTAGCGATTGTGTTTACGCTGATTAGCGATGCCGCCGCTGTAAGTATTGGATTATTGGCCAGGGCATTGTTTACCGATACAGGCATGGATCCCGAGGCCGCACTAGGAATGAGTGGAGAAGATACCTTGATGGTTCTATTAAAAGATACTTTCCCGGCGGTGATTATTGCTATTTATATCGCTATTATCCTCAGTGCCATCATGTCTACCATCGACTCCTTATTGGTCGTAGCCTCCAGCGCGATTGTTCGGGATCTGTATCAAAAGGTTTTTCATCCAGAGATTGGCAATGATAAGCTTACGCGGATGTCGTCCTACATAACCTTAGCCATGGCCTTATTAGCTTTAGCGGTAGCGATGTTGGTGGCCATTAATGTTCCCGGCAGAACTGTTTTTTGGTTTACGATTTTTGGTTGGTCGGGAATAGCCGCTACTTTCTGTCCGATGATTATCTACGCCCTCTTTTGGAAGAAATTCAATCAGAGCGGGGCTTTGGCTTGTATGATCAGTGGCTTCTTGGCTGTTCCCTTCTTTAAATTCTACGTTCAGGAATTGGATGGCATTGGACCTTATTTTAGGGAACTGGATGTAATGGGACCAGCCTTCGTGGTGTCCTTTATAATAGGAGGGGCCGTCAGTTTAATGATGGCAAAAAAGCATAAGATTGCAGAAATTCCAGAAGAGCAGAATTAG